A region of Desulfobacterales bacterium DNA encodes the following proteins:
- a CDS encoding glycosyltransferase: MKISIVVPAFNAQQTLPGLLESISNQIYKNFELIIVDDGSTDTTARIANSAQCKLIRLQGNHGPAYCRNLGARKASGEIIAFTDSDCRISPDWLANINRHFSGNDFQALMGKLVLLPSSTLGNSISALGFPAGGSVGFDKIWKVDNKGFTKSLSTCNCAVVKDTFDRIGGFDESFPYPGGEDSLLAYRLDQSGHKIKYCKDVIAYHPARDSLQGFLKWQYKRGISSYIFAKKVVRKKGFLSLRIWSTVNIIRHNCLDYKFPLIFLLLCSGYLAQILGLLSARLNKEYYASLDH; this comes from the coding sequence ATGAAGATATCGATCGTTGTCCCTGCGTTCAATGCTCAACAAACATTGCCAGGATTGCTGGAATCGATATCCAATCAGATATATAAAAATTTTGAACTGATTATTGTAGACGATGGCTCTACAGATACCACGGCAAGAATAGCAAATTCAGCCCAATGTAAACTCATTCGCTTGCAGGGAAATCATGGCCCTGCCTATTGCCGCAACCTGGGAGCCAGAAAGGCCTCCGGAGAGATCATCGCCTTTACGGACAGTGACTGCAGGATAAGCCCCGATTGGCTTGCCAACATAAACCGGCATTTCAGCGGCAATGATTTTCAGGCACTCATGGGAAAACTGGTTTTATTGCCGTCTTCAACGCTCGGAAATTCCATTTCAGCACTCGGATTTCCCGCTGGAGGAAGCGTCGGTTTTGACAAAATCTGGAAAGTAGATAATAAAGGGTTCACCAAAAGCTTGAGCACCTGCAACTGTGCTGTAGTAAAAGATACGTTTGATCGCATCGGCGGATTTGACGAATCTTTCCCCTACCCCGGTGGCGAGGACAGCCTGCTGGCCTACCGGTTGGATCAGTCCGGCCACAAAATAAAATACTGTAAAGACGTTATCGCCTACCACCCCGCACGGGATTCTTTGCAAGGCTTTTTAAAATGGCAGTACAAAAGAGGTATCAGCAGTTATATTTTTGCAAAAAAAGTTGTTCGTAAAAAAGGGTTTTTATCATTAAGGATCTGGTCTACTGTAAATATCATCAGACACAACTGTCTTGATTATAAATTCCCGCTGATTTTCTTATTGCTGTGCAGCGGCTACCTGGCACAAATTCTTGGACTTTTGTCTGCCCGACTGAACAAGGAATATTATGCAAGTCTTGATCATTAA